A window of Phaseolus vulgaris cultivar G19833 chromosome 4, P. vulgaris v2.0, whole genome shotgun sequence genomic DNA:
AGAAAGTGATTtactcatcactatcatcactatTACCATTAAAGTAATCATCAAGTCTATATTGATTTAAGTTTTCATCATCTTCAGAATCATACTCAAATTCACTTTCAAAAAaaccttcttcttcctcttcttcctcttcttcctcttcttcctcttccattTGCTTACTTTCTTTCGAATTCTCAACAACTCTCATGTCTAGTTCATCTATTTCCTCATACTCGTCTTCATCCATCAAATGACCAAGTAACTCCtcatttgttgtgatattaacGTTAGTTGTTGACTCTTGATAAGCAACCTCTAATGTATATCGATCATCCACTGTACATCTTGGTTTGGTTTTAATAACCACCCACCAATTgaccttttcttttattttttctggATAAGGTACATAATATACTTGAATTGCATTTGTTGCAAATATGAAAGGATCAAAATTTGAATATCTTCTTTGACAATGAACCTCCACAATGTCATATTGAGGTTGAACTTTTATACCATGATTAATGGTATTATCAAACCACTCACAGTTAAATACCACCAATTGTTTGGTTGGTTCTCTTGAGTATTCTACTTGCATAATCTCTTTGATAATACCATAATAGTATTTTTCATTATCATCCTTCACACAAACTCcacaattgattgttttcttACCAATACTCCATTCTTTCGTGTGAAACTTGAAACCATTGACAAAGTATATGGGCCAAGTATGAACCTTTTTTTGGGGACCCCATGCCAAGTGATGCAAATGTTGATTTTGTACTAAGTTATTTCTATCATGAACCTATAAATAACAATCccaaaatcattatttttcataattaataaaactatTCAAAAGAAAAGTGTATAATACTTACATATGTTCGAAACCAAAATGGAAATTCGGATGCAATTCTCCCATCAATATCAATTCTACTTATATTTGGAATAGATGCTTCCAAATATTGCACAAAGTGTCTGTAATTGTATACATTCTTATATAcattaaaactattaaaaaaataaataaatgagatataaaattaaaatacttacTCAATATATGGTTGAACTTCCTCACAATTAAGCAGGACATGCAAATGCACAGTAGCTAATTCTTTCTCATTCAAATAATGACTCTTACAAGTTCCTCCTGGACGACCAACATGATTGAAAACTGATAAAGTTGTTTGCCTCGTGTCATTTTGACCTCCAAAATCATTTCGACCAACTTTAGTTCTCATTGATTGGACATGTGACTCAAAATAATATGAACAAAAATGAGAAGTCTCCAAGCTTAAGTATGCCTCACAAATAGAACCCTCTACATGGGATTTGTTTTTAACCATTCGTTTCAACCTATTCAAGTACCTATACAAAAGCATATTGTTAACTACTAAACTTATAAGTAACATATACAATTGTGTACATTAAATGAAGTAAACAATTACCTCTCAAATGGATACATCCAGCGGTATTGAACAGGACCTCCCACTCTAGCTTCATAAGGTAGATGAATAGGTAGATGCTCCATGGAATTGAAAAATCCAGGAGGAAATATTTGTTCCAACTTACATGTCGTAATGATGATGTTTTTTTCCATTAATAACAAATCATCCACTCTCAAAATTGTTGAGCACAAATCCTTAAAAAACTTACTTAATTCAGCTATAGGATTCCACACCTGATGGGGAAGTGCACGAAAAGCAATAGGTAATAACATCTCCATTAACACATGACAATCATGACTTTTCATTCCAAACAACTTCCTCTGATTTAGGTTTACACATCTACGCAAATTTGAGGCATACCCATCTGGCATTTTCAACTCACTAATCCATttgtaaacaatatttttttgttcATTGGACAAAACAAACTTTGCTTTAGGCTTTAAGACTTTTCCACTAGATTGAACTTGTAGTTCTAGTTCTCTTCGCTTACAATACTCCTTCAAGTCCATTCTCGCCTTAACATTATCTTTggtcttattttttatatccaTCACTGTGTTGAAGACATTATCAAACACATTTTTCTCTACATGCATTACATCAAGATTATGTCTTATCAAATTGGTTTTCCAATAAGGCAACTCCCAAAAGATGCTTTGTTTTGTCCAATTATGA
This region includes:
- the LOC137837036 gene encoding uncharacterized protein, which translates into the protein MYPEFASEPRNVRLALCSDGFSPFNNSTPPYSCWPVIITPYNLPPELCMTTPFMFLTLIIPGPHSPKGKIDVYLQPLIDELKQLWNGVLTYDISRKQNFMMKATLMWTINDFPAYGMLSGWSTSGRLACPYCMNQSKAFRLKRGGKISWFDSHRQFLPMDHSFRRNKDAFYKNRIEKSQPPKFFTGNELWEQVCFLPKTTEVSPCICDEHGGSHNWTKQSIFWELPYWKTNLIRHNLDVMHVEKNVFDNVFNTVMDIKNKTKDNVKARMDLKEYCKRRELELQVQSSGKVLKPKAKFVLSNEQKNIVYKWISELKMPDGYASNLRRCVNLNQRKLFGMKSHDCHVLMEMLLPIAFRALPHQVWNPIAELSKFFKDLCSTILRVDDLLLMEKNIIITTCKLEQIFPPGFFNSMEHLPIHLPYEARVGGPVQYRWMYPFERYLNRLKRMVKNKSHVEGSICEAYLSLETSHFCSYYFESHVQSMRTKVGRNDFGGQNDTRQTTLSVFNHVGRPGGTCKSHYLNEKELATVHLHVLLNCEEVQPYIEHFVQYLEASIPNISRIDIDGRIASEFPFWFRTYVHDRNNLVQNQHLHHLAWGPQKKVHTWPIYFVNGFKFHTKEWSIGKKTINCGVCVKDDNEKYYYGIIKEIMQVEYSREPTKQLVVFNCEWFDNTINHGIKVQPQYDIVEVHCQRRYSNFDPFIFATNAIQVYYVPYPEKIKEKVNWWVVIKTKPRCTVDDRYTLEVAYQESTTNVNITTNEELLGHLMDEDEYEEIDELDMRVVENSKESKQMEEEEEEEEEEEEEEGFFESEFEYDSEDDENLNQYRLDDYFNGNSDDSDE